Within Azoarcus sp. DD4, the genomic segment CTGTCCCGACGTGGTCGGCCGCGGCCGCAGCGACTGGCTGGGGGTGAAGGCCGACTACGGCTTTCCGCTCTACGTAGCCGACATGATCACCCTGATCGCGCGGCTGGGCGTGCCGACGGTGCATTGGGTCGGCACCTCCATGGGCGGCATCATCGGCATGCTCATCGCCAGCCAGCCCCACACACCCGTTACCCGCCTGGTGCTCAACGACGTTGGCCCGGTCATCACCGCCGCATCGCTGCGCCGCATTGGTCAGTACGTCGGTACCGCGCCGCGCTTTCCCAGCATGGAGGCGGCCGAGGCTTACATCCGTGAGGTGAGCGCGCCTTTCGGGCCGCTATCCGACGCCCAGTGGCGCCATCTGACGCGCTATGCCGTGCGCCCGGTCGAAGGCGGCTTTGCGATGATCTACGACCCCGGCATCGGCGAAGTCTTCCGCCAGACGCCCTTGTTGCTCGACGTCAGCCTGTGGGAGGTCTACGACCACGTCCATTGTCCGACGCTGGCGCTGCGCGGTGCGGAATCCGACCTGCTGGAACCGGCCACGCTGAGCGCGATGGCCGAGCGCGGACCGCGGGCACGGACGGTCGAATTCCCCGGGGTGGGCCATGCGCCCATGCTGATGGACCCTGGCCAGATTGCGGTGGTGCGCGATTTCCTGCTCGAAGCTTGAGCGCGGTTTGCAGGCTTGGGCGCGACAGATTGGTGCAGAAACATTCCGGATGCACCATGCGCCGGATTTGGATGATCCTTATGCACCAAGGTGGTGCTATGTTGAAAGAAAAACCGCCATCCGACCGTGGATAAGTGTTTGCCGGTGGCTGGCATGTTTTTCGCTGTTTGGGTTTTATCCGGATCCATCACAAGAAAGGCGGGCTTGGCGCCATGACCATCAAGAACTTCTACAACGAGATGACCGACGATGCGGGGCGGGTGAGGCCGCACTATGCATCGTATGCCGCGTGGCTGTCCGAAATGCCGGAAGAGAGGCTGGCGCAGAAGCGGGCCGAGGCGGATGCACTGTTTCACCGTTATGGCATCACCTTTGCGGTGTATGGCGAGGGGGCGGGCACCGAGCGCCTGATTCCTTTCGACATCATTCCGCGCATCATTCCGGCCAACGAGTGGGCTGATCTTGCCGCGGGCCTGAAGCAGCGGGTCAAGGCTCTCAACCTCTTCATCCACGACATCTACCACGATCAGGAGATCCTCAAGGCGGGCAAGATCCCGGCCGAGCAGGTGCTCAACAACGCGCAGTACCGCAAGGTGATGCAGGGCGTGAACGTGCCGCGAAACATCTATGCGCACATTGCCGGTGTCGACATCGTGCGTGCCGGCGCCGGCGAGTTCTACGTGCTCGAAGACAACCTGCGGGTGCCGTCCGGCGTGTCCTACATGCTGGAGAACCGCAAGATGATGATGCGGCTCTTCCCGCGCCTGTTCTCGCGCTACCGGGTCGCGCCGGTCGACCGTTATCCTGACATGCTGCTGAAGACGCTGCGCAGCGTGGCACCGACCGGCGTGACCGATCCTACCGTGGTGGTGCTGACCCCGGGCGCTTACAACAGCGCCTACTTCGAGCATGCCTTCCTCGCCCAGCAGATGGGGGTGGAACTGGTCGAAGGCCAGGACATGTTCGTCAAGGACGAGCAGGTCTACATGCGTACCACCCAGGGTCCGCAGCGGGTGGACGTGATCTATCGCCGGGTGGACGACGACTTCCTCGATCCGCAGGCTTTTCGCTCCGACTCGGTGCTGGGCGTGCCCGGCATCCTCAAGGCCTACCAAGCCGGCCGGGTGACGCTGTCCAACGCGATCGGCAGCGGTGTGGCGGACGACAAGTCCATCTATCCCTACGTGCCGGACATGATCCGCTTCTACCTCGGCGAGGAACCCATCCTGCACAACGTGCCGACCCACATGTGCCGCAAGAAGGACGATCTGGCCTACGTGCTGGATCACCTGCCCGAGTTGGTCGTGAAGGAGGTCCATGGTGCCGGCGGCTACGGCATGCTGGTCGGTCCGGCTTCGACCAAGGCCGAGATCGAGGCCTTCCGCGAGGTCCTGGTCAAGCACCCCGAGCGCTACATCGCCCAGCCCACGCTGGCGTTGTCGGCCTGCCCTACCTTCGTCGATGCCGGCATTGCGCCACGCCACATCGACCTGCGGCCCTTCGTGCTGTCGGGCGAGGAGATCCAGCTGATCCCCGGCGGCCTGACGCGGGTCGCGTTGCGCGAGGGTTCGCTGGTGGTGAATTCGTCCCAGGGGGGCGGCACCAAGGACACCTGGGTGCTGGAAGCCTGAGTTACTGTCGCCGGGCTGCCCCAAGACGGTCACTCAGCCCCCTTGGGGGGCGACCGCGCAGCGGGTGGGGCACATACAAGCAGGACCAAGAGGAAAACAACATGCTGAGCCGTACCGCCGATCACCTTTACTGGATGGCCCGCTACATGGAACGGGCCGAGAACATCGCCCGTATCCTCGATGTGAACCACCGCATGTCGATGATGCCGCAGTCCCCCGCGCAGGAAGAGCAGGCCTGGGGTGCCACGTTACGCATCATGGGCCTGGAAGCCGCCTTCCATCAGCGACACGCGGAGATCACGCCCGACAACGTGCTGGAGTTCATGATCTTCGACCCGGACAACCTGTCCAGCATCCGCAACTGCCTGCGCGCCGCACGCGAAAACGCCCACGCGGTGCGTGGCACGCTGACCTCCGAGCTGTGGGAAACCACCAACGGTACGTGGTTGAAGATGCGCGACTTCACGCCGGAAGAGTTCGCCGACGTCGGCGCCAGCGAGTTCTTCGAGTGGGTCAAGTACCGCTCGCACCTCTCGCGTGGCGTTACCATCGGCACCATGCTGCAGGACGAGGCGTTGCGCTTCATCCGCATCGGCACCTTCCTGGAGCGGGCGGACAACACCGCGCGCATCCTCGACGTGAAGTACCAGCTGCTGCTGCCGGCCGGCGAGGTCGAAGGCGGCGCGGCCGACTACTATCAGTGGAGCGCGCTGCTGCGCTCGGTGTCCGCCTTCGAGGTGTACCGCAAGGTCTATCGCGATCTGATCACGCCGGCACGGGTGGCAGAACTGCTGCTGCTGCGGGTGGACATGCCGCGCTCGCTCGCACGTTGCTTGAAGGAGGTCTACAGCAACCTGCAGCGGGTGTCGAACGCGCAGTCGGCCGAAACCGAGCGCCAGGCCGGCGAGCTCGAGGCGCAGCTGCGCTTCTCGCGCGTCGAGGACATCGTGCGCGGCGGCCTGCACAACTACGTGACGCGCCTGCTGACGCGGGTACAGGATCTCGGCAACCGCATCGCGGACGACTTCCTCGTGCCGGTGTCCTGAGCGGCACCGTCGCGGAGGGGCCGCGTCCGGGCTGGCAGGCGCAGGCTTACCAGCCCGGATTCAGTTTACGGGCGGTCGCGATCTCTTCCCGTATCGTGCGGTAGTGTTCGAAGCGGCGCGGATGGATGGCTCCGCTGGCCAGCGCGGCCTGCAGCGCGCAGCCGGGTTCGCTCTCGTGGCGGCAGTCGCGGAAGCGGCAACGACCCAGATGCGGGCGGAACTCGATGAAGCTCTCGGCCAGTTCTTCCGCAGAGAGATGCGCCAGTCCGAAGGCCTGCAGGCCGGGGCTGTCGATCAGCCAGCCCGTCTTGTGCCCATTTGGGCCCAGCGGGTAGAGGCGGGCGAAGGTGGTGGTGTGCTTGCCGGTATCGAGCGCCGTCGAGATTTCCCGGGTGGCGGCGTTGGCTTCGGGTATCAGCGCGTTGGTGAGCGTGGATTTACCCATGCCGGACTGCCCGACCAGGATGCTGTGGCGTTCCGCGAGCGTGTCGCGCAGCAGTTCGGCGTTGTCGAGCGCGCTGAGTTCGACGATCTCGTAGCCGAGCGCGGCGAATGGCGCGAGCTGGGCGCGGGCCGCTTCCAGCCTGTCGGTGAGGTCGGCCTTGTTGAGCACGATCAGCGGCGTGATGTCCTGCTGTTCGGCAGCCGCAATGCAGCGCGACAGAAGCAGGTCCGAGAACCCCGGCTCGGTGGCGACGACGATGGCGACGTGGGTGAGGTTGGCTGCGATCAGCTTTTCGCGGAAGGCGTCGGAGCGCCACAGCAGGCTGCGACGCGGATGCAGGTGTTCGATCGCCCCCTGGCCGTCGCCGCCGGGCAGCACGTCGACTTCGTCGCCGCATGCGAACACGCTCTTTTTCCCGCGCGGATAGCACTGCATCCGGCCTTGTGCGGTCTCTACCTCGTAGTGGCGGCCGAAGGCGGCGGTGATGGTGCCGGTGAGGGTGGGCTGTTGCTTTTTTCCGTGCGGCTTCACTTGAACTTGTAGTAGCGCTGATTCAGATAGCCGGCGAGGTTGAGCTCGTCTTCCGGGAATAATTGGAGTTGAAGCTGGGTGGTGCAGAAGCTGATCTGGCGGCTGAGCGCGGCAGCGCTCGTCACCCTCCGGTCGGCGCGGGTGTAGATGGCGGCGGCGTCCTCGCCGCCGAAGTTGCGGGCATGGCAGCTCACGCAATTCTCCGCGTGCAGCTTCTGCCCGGCGGCGATATCGGCCTGCGGGAAGGGATCGGCACTGGCCACGGTGCTCAACGTGGCGAGCAGGGCAAGTGTGGCGGGGATGTGCGGGCGCATGTCGTCCTCCGGCGATGACTCAGGCTGGCAGGCCCTGCAGGCGCGCGATGCGGATCGCCGCCGGCGGGTGCGAATCGAAAAAGCGCGAATACAAAGGGTCGGGCGTCAATGTGGCGGCGTTGTCGCGATACAGCTTGACCAACGCAGCAACCAGGTCGTCGGCGCGGGTCTGGCTGGCAGCGTAGCGGTCGGCCTCGAACTCGTGCAGTCGCGACCAATGGCTGGCGATGGGCGACAGCGGGAAGGTGAAGGCCGGCAGGGCGAGCGAGAACAGCGCCAGCGCGACCGCCGTGCCGCCGCTCGCCATGCCCAGTCCGGCATAGAACCAGGGTGTCTGCATGAGCCAGCCGAGCAGGGCGAACAGCACGAGCGCACCCGGCGCGAGTACCGCAAGCCGCTTGGTGATGTGGCGATGGCGGAAGTGGCCGAGCTCGTGTGCGAGCACCGCTTCCACCTCGGCCGGCTCCAGCTTGGCCAGCAGGGTGTCGAAGAAGACGATGCGCTTGGACGCGCCGAAGCCGGTGAAGTAGGCGTTGCCGTGCGCCGAGCGCTTCGATCCGTCCATCACGAAAAGGCCCTTGGACTGGAATCCGCAACGTGCGAGCAGGGCTTCGACGCGGGCCTTGAGCGCTTCGTCCGCCAGCGGGGTGAACTTGTTGAACAGGGGCGCGATGAAAGTGGGCCACACCAGCAGCACGAGCAGGTTGAAGACCAGCCAGACGGCCCACACCCACAGCCACCAGTAGCTCCCCATCGCGCCCATCAGCCACAGCACGGCCGCCAGTACCGGCAGGCCGACGGCGGTGGCGATCACGCTGCCCTTGGCGGTGTCGGCGATGAACAGCGCCGGCGTCATGCGATTGAAGCCGAAGCGCTTCTCGACGACGAAGGTCCGGTAGAGACCGAACGGCAGCTCCACCAGCCAGCTCACCACCGCCAGAGTGGCCAGCAGGGCGATGCCGTGCGCGATGCCGCCGGCTGCGAACACTGCGGCCCAGGCATCGTAGATCGCCTGCAGTCCGCCGCCCAGCGTGAGTGCCAGCGCCAGCAGCGCGCCCACCACGGCATCGACAATGCCGAGACGCATCCGCGCTGCGGTGTAGTCGGCCGCGCGTTGATGGGATTCGAGGCTGATGCTGTGGGCAAAGACCGGCGGAACGCGATGGCGGAACTCGCCGACGTGCCTGATCTGACGCAACATCAGCAGGCTTCTGACGAGAACGCCGAGCAGCAGGAAGCCGGCGAATAGAAGGGCAAAGGACTGGGCTGTCATCAGGAAAAAAATGGGTAGTGGCCGTGGGTGCTGCGTCTTGGGGCCGCGGTGGGCGGAGCGGCGGAAAACCCCGGGCGGGGAGCATCCGAAGCGGCCGTGACGCTGGCCTTTCTGTGACACAATCCCGCCCTCGAATGTTTCGCTCCAACGCATTGGAAAGGCTTGAAGATTATGGCACAGGACCCGAATCACCTGATATGGCTGGACATGGAGATGACCGGGCTGGAACCGGACCGTGACCGCATCATCGAGATCGCGCTCGTGATCACCGACAGCCAGCTCAAT encodes:
- a CDS encoding alpha/beta fold hydrolase — encoded protein: MSLLSALRRLLQPEPVLPRDFGLRERSVQCIGPHGLHRMAYTEWGDPDNPRVVVCVHGLTRNGRDFDDLARALSSHYRVICPDVVGRGRSDWLGVKADYGFPLYVADMITLIARLGVPTVHWVGTSMGGIIGMLIASQPHTPVTRLVLNDVGPVITAASLRRIGQYVGTAPRFPSMEAAEAYIREVSAPFGPLSDAQWRHLTRYAVRPVEGGFAMIYDPGIGEVFRQTPLLLDVSLWEVYDHVHCPTLALRGAESDLLEPATLSAMAERGPRARTVEFPGVGHAPMLMDPGQIAVVRDFLLEA
- a CDS encoding circularly permuted type 2 ATP-grasp protein yields the protein MTIKNFYNEMTDDAGRVRPHYASYAAWLSEMPEERLAQKRAEADALFHRYGITFAVYGEGAGTERLIPFDIIPRIIPANEWADLAAGLKQRVKALNLFIHDIYHDQEILKAGKIPAEQVLNNAQYRKVMQGVNVPRNIYAHIAGVDIVRAGAGEFYVLEDNLRVPSGVSYMLENRKMMMRLFPRLFSRYRVAPVDRYPDMLLKTLRSVAPTGVTDPTVVVLTPGAYNSAYFEHAFLAQQMGVELVEGQDMFVKDEQVYMRTTQGPQRVDVIYRRVDDDFLDPQAFRSDSVLGVPGILKAYQAGRVTLSNAIGSGVADDKSIYPYVPDMIRFYLGEEPILHNVPTHMCRKKDDLAYVLDHLPELVVKEVHGAGGYGMLVGPASTKAEIEAFREVLVKHPERYIAQPTLALSACPTFVDAGIAPRHIDLRPFVLSGEEIQLIPGGLTRVALREGSLVVNSSQGGGTKDTWVLEA
- a CDS encoding alpha-E domain-containing protein — translated: MLSRTADHLYWMARYMERAENIARILDVNHRMSMMPQSPAQEEQAWGATLRIMGLEAAFHQRHAEITPDNVLEFMIFDPDNLSSIRNCLRAARENAHAVRGTLTSELWETTNGTWLKMRDFTPEEFADVGASEFFEWVKYRSHLSRGVTIGTMLQDEALRFIRIGTFLERADNTARILDVKYQLLLPAGEVEGGAADYYQWSALLRSVSAFEVYRKVYRDLITPARVAELLLLRVDMPRSLARCLKEVYSNLQRVSNAQSAETERQAGELEAQLRFSRVEDIVRGGLHNYVTRLLTRVQDLGNRIADDFLVPVS
- the rsgA gene encoding ribosome small subunit-dependent GTPase A, which produces MKPHGKKQQPTLTGTITAAFGRHYEVETAQGRMQCYPRGKKSVFACGDEVDVLPGGDGQGAIEHLHPRRSLLWRSDAFREKLIAANLTHVAIVVATEPGFSDLLLSRCIAAAEQQDITPLIVLNKADLTDRLEAARAQLAPFAALGYEIVELSALDNAELLRDTLAERHSILVGQSGMGKSTLTNALIPEANAATREISTALDTGKHTTTFARLYPLGPNGHKTGWLIDSPGLQAFGLAHLSAEELAESFIEFRPHLGRCRFRDCRHESEPGCALQAALASGAIHPRRFEHYRTIREEIATARKLNPGW
- a CDS encoding cytochrome c; its protein translation is MRPHIPATLALLATLSTVASADPFPQADIAAGQKLHAENCVSCHARNFGGEDAAAIYTRADRRVTSAAALSRQISFCTTQLQLQLFPEDELNLAGYLNQRYYKFK
- a CDS encoding M48 family metallopeptidase codes for the protein MTAQSFALLFAGFLLLGVLVRSLLMLRQIRHVGEFRHRVPPVFAHSISLESHQRAADYTAARMRLGIVDAVVGALLALALTLGGGLQAIYDAWAAVFAAGGIAHGIALLATLAVVSWLVELPFGLYRTFVVEKRFGFNRMTPALFIADTAKGSVIATAVGLPVLAAVLWLMGAMGSYWWLWVWAVWLVFNLLVLLVWPTFIAPLFNKFTPLADEALKARVEALLARCGFQSKGLFVMDGSKRSAHGNAYFTGFGASKRIVFFDTLLAKLEPAEVEAVLAHELGHFRHRHITKRLAVLAPGALVLFALLGWLMQTPWFYAGLGMASGGTAVALALFSLALPAFTFPLSPIASHWSRLHEFEADRYAASQTRADDLVAALVKLYRDNAATLTPDPLYSRFFDSHPPAAIRIARLQGLPA